From a single Carassius gibelio isolate Cgi1373 ecotype wild population from Czech Republic chromosome A18, carGib1.2-hapl.c, whole genome shotgun sequence genomic region:
- the LOC127933830 gene encoding uncharacterized protein LOC127933830 isoform X1, translating to MEITETPFEETMVQEDLQSPFPRSFHRPSPVRSSALPQILQSVEEPEVDTETMEITETPFEETMVQEDLQSQFPHSFHRPSLDRPFALPQISQSVEETKVCDMSAEERQSLSSVHTHPSSSVKLPKIQTQVKPSLQKSEKPEPRKYDSAVSGSIEEQYKKNSEEDGDKLLHASMREPSFIIDIKAQENNLQKLDRAFQNNNISSEMYNLCRGTVNQTLKSVELRLGCLLRRYIKHVQMKQLRKTLDGNFKATRNLRDGLEFKKVHSQLCKFDRFQQSVNKIWDAKQASTDETRGLCIARTAHLYQQVNAVHGLHLAGISFEQRHVSLPLLTVTPMRFSSNLRPSPPRGPRTSPSRASPARHPQIHPKPLHHTTRNTPGSFLKISHIQ from the exons ATGGAGATAACAGAGACACCATTTGAAGAGACAATGGTTCAGGAAGACCTCCAAAGTCCATTTCCTCGTAGCTTCCATCGTCCGTCCCCCGTCAGATCTTCTGCTCTTCCTCAGATTTTGCAGTCTGTGGAGGAACCAGAAGTTGATACGGAGACAATGGAGATAACAGAGACACCATTTGAAGAGACAATGGTTCAGGAAGACCTCCAAAGTCAATTTCCTCATAGCTTTCATCGTCCATCCCTCGACAGACCTTTTGCTCTTCCTCAGATTTCACAGTCTGTAGAGGAGACAAAAGTTTGTGATATGTCAGCGGAAGAACGTCAGAGTCTGTCTTCTGTCCACACCCATCCTTCCTCGTCTGTGAAACTGCCCAAAATTCAGACTCAAGTAAAGCCTTCACTTCAGAAGTCTGAGAAACCCGAGCCTCGCAAATATGATTCTGCAGTCTCGGGCAGCATTGAGGAGCAGTACAAGAAGAACAGCGAGGAGGACGGAGACAAACTGCTTCATGCAAGCATGAGAGAACCATCATTCATAATTGACATCAAAGCTCAAGAAAACAACCTCCAGAAGCTGGATcgagcttttcaaaataacaacatttccTCTGAAATGTATAACCTGTGCAGAGGAACCGTCAATCAGACACTTAAGAGTGTTGAGCTGCGTCTCGGATGTCTTTTACGGAGATACATCAAACATGTCCAAATGAAGCAATTAAG GAAGACGCTCGATGGAAATTTCAAGGCGACCAGAAATTTAAGGGATGGACTGGAGTTCAAAAaagtccattctcagctctgcAAGTTTGACCGTTTCCAGCAGAGTGTAAACAAAATCTGGGACGCCAAGCAAGCCTCCACCGATGAGACACGAGGACTCTGCATCGCACGGACGGCCCATTTATACCAGCAG GTGAATGCGGTGCATGGCCTACATCTGGCAGGCATATCATTTGAGCAAAGGCATGTATCACTTCCTCTGCTCACTGTGACACCCATGCGGTTCAGCTCCAATCTGCGTCCATCTCCTCCTCGGGGACCGCGAACTTCACCCAGCAGAGCCAGTCCAGCACGTCATCCTCAAATCCACCCCAAACCTCTGCACCACACGACCAGGAACACACCAGGCAGTTTCCTGAAGATCAGTCACATTCAATAA